A genomic region of Platichthys flesus chromosome 4, fPlaFle2.1, whole genome shotgun sequence contains the following coding sequences:
- the LOC133951926 gene encoding 4-galactosyl-N-acetylglucosaminide 3-alpha-L-fucosyltransferase FUT6-like yields the protein MLATKRLSGHRTQLDSKTFLNSAGRRASMREQQPQRSERTRAPGRVVPVGEMWCSFVYRRTHRACVATAVFLLFMGLCLLYLPDPFSLEPVGSERNRAVTLLIWTHPFGRRHKLPDCSALFQIPGCTLTDDRSAYPQADAVVVHHREVATGSAELPPEPRPSAQKWIWMNYESPAHTPALWRFEGVFNLTMSYRADSDIFLPYGFLIPRVGKTKMIQNRYTHPLNKPSSAHLRRPRLVAWVISNWSETQARVAFYHKLRRYIHVDVYGHAGRPVPDDGGVGSLAHLIGRYQFYLALENSQHTDYITEKLWNAVLAGAVPVVLGPPRKNYERFLPPEAFIHVDDFPTVRGLARYLLMLRLNPGRLRRHLDWRGSYSLHRPALWAEHYCTACRATRTCIGKTDVVEDLTNWFYS from the coding sequence ATGTTGGCCACTAAACGTCTTAGTGGACACAGGACCCAGCTCGACTCGAAGACGTTTTTGAACTCTGCAGGGCGCAGGGCGTCcatgagagagcagcagccgcAGCGCTCAGAGCGGACACGCGCTCCGGGTCGGGTGGTCCCGGTGGGAGAGATGTGGTGCAGCTTTGTTTACAGAAGAACCCACCGTGCGTGCGTGGCCACcgctgtttttttgttattcatgGGACTCTGCCTGCTTTACCTACCGGACCCGTTCTCGTTGGAACCTGTTGGGTCTGAGCGGAACCGCGCGGTGACGCTCCTGATCTGGACTCATCCGTTCGGCCGACGCCATAAACTTCCGGACTGTTCCGCGCTCTTTCAGATCCCCGGGTGCACGCTCACCGACGACAGGAGCGCGTACCCGCAGGCGGACGCTGTGGTCGTCCATCACCGGGAGGTCGCAACCGGTTCCGCTGAGCTGCCACCGGAACCGCGTCCGAGCGCGCAAAAGTGGATCTGGATGAACTACGAGTCCCCGGCACACACACCCGCACTGTGGCGCTTTGAGGGAGTTTTCAATCTCACGATGAGCTACCGGGCAGATTCGGATATTTTCCTGCCGTACGGGTTCCTCATCCCCCGTGTGGGTAAAACCAAGATGATCCAGAACCGCTATACGCACCCGCTCAACAAACCCTCGAGCGCACACCTCCGCCGGCCCCGCCTCGTGGCCTGGGTCATCAGCAACTGGTCGGAAACGCAAGCACGAGTGGCCTTCTACCACAAGCTCCGCCGGTACATCCACGTGGATGTGTACGGACACGCGGGGCGGCCGGTACCAGACGACGGTGGCGTGGGAAGCTTGGCGCACCTGATTGGGCGCTACCAGTTCTACCTGGCGCTGGAGAACTCGCAGCACACCGACTACATCACAGAGAAGTTGTGGAACGCAGTGCTGGCCGGCGCAGTCCCGGTGGTCCTGGGTCCGCCCAGGAAGAACTACGAGCGCTTCCTGCCCCCAGAGGCCTTCATCCACGTGGACGACTTCCCCACGGTGCGGGGCCTGGCACGGTACCTGCTGATGCTGAGGCTCAACCCGGGCCGCCTCAGGCGCCACCTGGACTGGAGGGGGAGCTACAGCCTGCACCGGCCCGCTCTGTGGGCTGAACACTACTGCACCGCCTGCAGGGCGACGAGGACGTGCATAGGCAAGACTGATGTGGTCGAAGACTTGACGAACTGGTTCTACTCATGA